The following proteins are encoded in a genomic region of Sulfurospirillum arsenophilum NBRC 109478:
- a CDS encoding RNA polymerase sigma factor FliA, protein MNPTLKKQQPNPYSQNLKKEQDELVLQYLPAVRAMAYRLRERLPASVDVNDLISIGTEEMIKLSRRYDKDQNDSFWGYGKKRVYGSMLDFLRSLDTMSRANRRLIKMVDHEITAYLGEHGNEPDDAYLAKILNEDIEKIAEARNSSMIVSVMSLNEQVTILSGEDTAQKVEKDELLEIVQSILSTFGEREQMIIQLYYFEELNLKEISEILEISESRISQIHKKLLAKIKEQLGINNG, encoded by the coding sequence ATGAATCCTACACTAAAAAAGCAGCAGCCTAATCCTTACAGCCAAAATCTCAAAAAAGAGCAAGACGAACTTGTTCTGCAATATCTTCCCGCAGTACGCGCTATGGCGTATCGTCTGCGTGAAAGGCTTCCCGCTTCAGTCGATGTCAATGATTTGATTTCCATTGGTACTGAAGAGATGATTAAATTATCCAGACGTTATGATAAAGACCAAAACGACTCTTTCTGGGGTTATGGTAAAAAGCGCGTTTATGGCTCTATGCTTGATTTTTTACGCTCCTTAGATACGATGAGTAGAGCAAATCGTCGTTTGATTAAAATGGTTGACCATGAAATTACCGCCTATTTAGGTGAGCATGGCAATGAACCTGATGATGCGTACTTGGCAAAAATTTTAAATGAAGATATTGAAAAAATAGCAGAAGCTAGAAATAGTTCTATGATCGTCTCAGTGATGTCTTTGAATGAGCAAGTTACCATTCTTTCAGGAGAAGATACGGCACAAAAAGTGGAAAAAGATGAGTTACTGGAAATCGTTCAGAGCATTCTTTCAACCTTTGGTGAACGTGAGCAGATGATTATTCAACTTTATTATTTTGAAGAGCTTAATCTTAAAGAGATCAGTGAGATTTTAGAGATCAGTGAGTCGAGAATTTCTCAAATTCATAAAAAGCTTTTAGCGAAGATCAAAGAACAGTTGGGAATCAACAATGGCTGA
- a CDS encoding EF-hand domain-containing protein, producing the protein MKTLVVLLALLGLLNAADTSRGPMGFEAYDKNKDGVITQEEFDAVKAERMNAKAEAGMPMRNASNSPDFTYFDTNKDGKITKEEFQKGQLDRMQENRQNRGPNK; encoded by the coding sequence ATGAAAACACTGGTTGTGCTATTAGCACTGTTGGGACTTTTAAATGCGGCGGACACTTCACGTGGACCTATGGGATTTGAGGCATACGATAAAAACAAAGATGGCGTTATCACGCAAGAGGAGTTTGATGCTGTGAAGGCTGAGCGTATGAACGCAAAAGCAGAAGCAGGAATGCCTATGAGAAATGCGTCTAATTCACCTGATTTTACCTATTTTGATACCAATAAAGACGGTAAAATCACAAAAGAAGAGTTCCAAAAAGGTCAGTTGGATCGTATGCAAGAGAATAGGCAAAATCGAGGCCCTAATAAATAA
- the fliY gene encoding flagellar motor switch protein FliY, with product MNTFVQLLQQEVVSTIEGLTGIAPTVELNSEENGESKLKLSPPLAKLDVIVGGELHGKMRVTMATSIATAIGDMMLGGEGNEKEEMDAEDLDATKEIISNILSSFSRSLGSQKNMPKLEFDIDNVEYIDANSTIDFKGFEKLFIYNLAVHNSHDTIAFAITHELIPLIGGDGPSPVEAVTSTEEFIFEEPKKVMPSLSPEELSNIELIKDVRLPIRVRIGSKKMLLKDVLSMDIGSVIELDQLANDPLEILVGDKVIAMGEVVIVDGNFGVQIGEIGTKRERLEKLR from the coding sequence GTGAATACATTTGTACAATTACTACAACAAGAAGTAGTCTCGACGATAGAAGGATTGACTGGTATTGCACCTACGGTTGAACTGAATTCTGAAGAGAATGGCGAGAGCAAGCTTAAACTCAGTCCTCCTTTAGCAAAACTAGATGTCATCGTTGGTGGTGAGCTACATGGCAAAATGCGTGTGACGATGGCAACATCGATTGCAACTGCCATTGGCGATATGATGCTTGGTGGTGAAGGCAATGAAAAAGAGGAGATGGACGCAGAAGATCTTGACGCGACCAAAGAGATTATTTCTAATATCCTTAGCTCTTTCTCTCGCTCACTTGGTAGTCAGAAGAATATGCCAAAGCTGGAATTTGATATTGACAATGTTGAATATATCGATGCAAACAGTACAATCGATTTTAAAGGGTTTGAGAAGCTTTTTATCTATAACTTAGCGGTTCATAACTCGCACGATACCATTGCATTTGCTATTACGCATGAACTTATTCCTCTTATTGGTGGAGATGGACCTTCTCCCGTTGAAGCGGTAACATCAACCGAAGAGTTTATTTTTGAAGAGCCAAAGAAAGTTATGCCAAGTTTGAGTCCTGAAGAGCTTAGCAATATAGAACTCATTAAAGATGTCAGACTTCCGATTCGTGTACGAATTGGCTCAAAAAAGATGCTTTTAAAAGATGTTTTAAGTATGGATATCGGCTCGGTTATTGAGCTTGATCAGTTGGCAAATGATCCTTTAGAAATTTTAGTCGGTGATAAAGTAATTGCAATGGGTGAAGTCGTCATCGTTGATGGTAACTTTGGTGTTCAAATAGGAGAGATCGGTACCAAACGTGAACGACTCGAAAAATTGAGATAG
- a CDS encoding M24 family metallopeptidase, whose protein sequence is MNYILQDENAQYHECGFSCDHAVFLRLGSEAFFITDARYTTEASEIIKNATVLEGDRRDLLKTARLLIRKSGIKSLMYNPAEWNVEAYASLSDKLSLNFQKKPNFSQQKRIIKTEAELEILKKAAIFGRDAFHRFGEFLKHDGLGMDEMMAHFEAESIFKYRGALELSFSPIVALGENAAKPHALPTKKSLQKSELVLLDAGVKYQRYCSDRTRTSFFDEQFNFEKEQHFKEALKQKVYDTVLFAQEAALKAVKIGVKAKEIDKAARDVIDKAGFGSYFIHSTGHGVGLDIHELPVISSRSETIIEENMVFTIEPGIYLPEQFGIRIEDTIIVRKSGAEVMG, encoded by the coding sequence GTGAATTATATTCTCCAAGATGAAAATGCACAGTACCATGAGTGCGGCTTTTCATGCGATCATGCGGTTTTCTTGAGACTTGGAAGTGAAGCATTTTTTATTACCGATGCACGTTATACGACTGAGGCAAGCGAGATTATCAAAAATGCGACTGTTTTAGAGGGCGATAGACGCGACCTCCTTAAAACAGCGCGTCTTTTGATCCGTAAAAGTGGCATCAAGTCACTGATGTACAATCCCGCAGAATGGAATGTTGAAGCGTATGCAAGCCTGAGTGACAAGCTCAGTCTCAACTTTCAAAAAAAGCCTAATTTCTCACAGCAAAAACGCATCATCAAAACTGAAGCAGAGCTTGAAATACTCAAAAAGGCTGCCATTTTTGGACGTGATGCGTTTCATCGTTTTGGAGAATTTTTAAAACACGATGGTTTGGGTATGGATGAGATGATGGCACATTTTGAAGCCGAGTCTATTTTTAAATACCGTGGTGCGTTGGAGCTGAGTTTCTCACCCATTGTAGCCTTAGGTGAAAATGCTGCAAAGCCGCATGCCCTTCCAACAAAAAAGAGTCTTCAAAAAAGTGAACTGGTTCTTTTGGATGCGGGTGTAAAGTACCAAAGGTATTGTTCGGATCGAACACGAACAAGCTTTTTTGATGAGCAGTTTAATTTTGAAAAAGAACAGCACTTTAAAGAGGCTCTTAAACAGAAAGTTTATGATACAGTGTTGTTCGCTCAAGAGGCCGCTTTAAAAGCAGTCAAAATAGGTGTAAAAGCCAAAGAAATCGACAAAGCCGCGCGAGATGTCATCGACAAAGCAGGTTTTGGAAGTTATTTTATCCATTCTACAGGTCATGGTGTTGGATTAGACATCCACGAATTACCCGTAATCAGCTCACGTTCAGAAACCATCATTGAAGAAAATATGGTCTTTACCATCGAGCCTGGCATTTATTTACCAGAGCAGTTTGGCATACGCATTGAAGACACAATCATCGTGCGAAAAAGCGGTGCTGAGGTTATGGGTTGA
- a CDS encoding TIGR00730 family Rossman fold protein: MEQRKHIKDTERTNEWSVLRIMSDFVKGFDELQDLGPSVTFFGSARFNANNRYYKDAHTLAYQLGKKGYSIVTGGSKGIMEAANKGGFDSKNCQSIGLNINLPHEQSGNLYTTKHLNFDYFFVRKVMLIKYSLAYVIFPGGFGTLDELFEALTLTQTGKITKISIFLYGKEYWEKLYDFIATTLVEHHTIRPEDVELIILTDDLEEIATKIDERLVLYTNELKNEGLENSRYYQKAVEFLSNQE, translated from the coding sequence ATGGAACAGAGAAAACATATCAAAGATACTGAACGCACCAATGAATGGAGCGTTCTTCGCATTATGTCCGATTTTGTTAAAGGATTTGACGAGCTTCAAGATTTAGGACCTTCGGTTACTTTTTTCGGAAGTGCGAGGTTTAATGCTAATAACCGCTATTATAAAGATGCACATACTTTGGCATACCAGTTAGGGAAAAAAGGCTATTCCATTGTTACAGGCGGTTCCAAAGGGATTATGGAAGCTGCTAATAAAGGTGGCTTTGATTCTAAAAACTGCCAATCAATAGGGCTAAATATCAATTTACCGCATGAACAATCTGGCAATCTATATACGACGAAACATCTTAATTTTGATTACTTTTTTGTTCGTAAAGTGATGCTTATTAAGTACTCTTTAGCGTATGTTATTTTTCCTGGTGGCTTTGGTACGCTGGATGAACTTTTTGAAGCTTTGACGCTAACGCAAACAGGTAAAATTACCAAAATCAGTATTTTTTTATATGGCAAAGAGTATTGGGAAAAACTGTATGATTTTATTGCAACAACACTGGTTGAACATCATACAATTCGCCCAGAAGATGTTGAATTGATTATTTTAACAGATGATTTGGAAGAAATTGCCACAAAAATTGACGAGCGTTTGGTACTTTACACGAATGAACTTAAAAACGAGGGTTTAGAGAATAGTCGTTATTACCAAAAAGCTGTAGAATTTTTATCCAATCAAGAGTAA
- the rffA gene encoding dTDP-4-amino-4,6-dideoxygalactose transaminase, with the protein MIHFNKPPKTGNEEKYVLETMNSLKMSGDGAFGKRCQKWFEERYHCPKTLLTPSCTHALEMAALLLDIKEGDEVIMPSYTFVSTADAFALRGAKIIFVDIRPETMNIDERLIEAVITPKTKVIVPVHYAGVGCNMDVIMDIANRHNLFVVEDAAQGFESTYKGKPLGTIGHLGAFSFHETKNVTSGGEGGLLLINDERFSQRAEIIREKGTNRSQFFRGMVDKYSWVDIGSSYLPCEFQSAYLWGQLEMVDTIQTDRLNSWKAYYKRLEPLAKKGLIELPFIPEGCVHNAHMFYLKVKDLEERTALLEKFKELNIGAVFHYIPLHSAPAGLKFGHFFGEDIYTTKESERLVRLPLYYGLTTEEIDVVCEVLMKWSVR; encoded by the coding sequence ATGATACATTTTAATAAACCTCCCAAAACTGGAAACGAAGAAAAATACGTTTTAGAGACGATGAATAGTCTGAAAATGTCAGGCGACGGTGCTTTTGGAAAGCGTTGTCAAAAATGGTTTGAAGAACGCTATCACTGTCCTAAAACGCTTCTGACGCCGTCATGTACGCATGCGCTTGAGATGGCGGCATTGCTTTTGGACATCAAAGAGGGCGATGAAGTCATTATGCCTAGCTACACGTTTGTCAGCACAGCGGATGCATTTGCATTGCGTGGAGCGAAGATTATTTTTGTGGACATCAGACCTGAGACAATGAATATTGATGAGCGGTTGATTGAAGCAGTTATTACGCCAAAAACCAAAGTGATTGTTCCTGTGCATTATGCTGGTGTTGGATGCAATATGGATGTCATCATGGACATCGCAAACCGTCATAATCTGTTTGTGGTTGAAGATGCTGCTCAAGGTTTTGAGTCAACTTACAAAGGTAAGCCTCTTGGAACGATTGGGCATTTGGGAGCATTTAGTTTCCATGAAACTAAAAATGTGACCAGTGGTGGAGAAGGTGGACTGTTACTCATTAATGATGAACGATTTTCACAAAGAGCAGAGATTATTCGTGAAAAAGGAACCAATCGTAGCCAGTTTTTTAGAGGTATGGTTGATAAATACAGTTGGGTGGACATCGGTAGTAGTTATCTTCCTTGTGAATTCCAATCCGCATACCTTTGGGGCCAACTTGAGATGGTTGATACCATCCAAACAGATCGTTTAAACAGCTGGAAAGCATACTATAAAAGACTTGAGCCACTCGCGAAAAAAGGGTTAATTGAGCTTCCTTTTATTCCTGAGGGATGCGTTCACAATGCACATATGTTTTATTTAAAAGTGAAAGATTTAGAAGAGCGAACAGCACTTTTGGAAAAATTCAAAGAGCTGAATATTGGTGCAGTTTTCCATTATATTCCATTGCACAGCGCACCAGCAGGATTGAAATTTGGACACTTCTTTGGCGAAGATATTTATACGACCAAAGAGAGTGAACGATTGGTTCGCTTACCTCTTTATTATGGTTTAACGACGGAAGAGATTGATGTCGTATGTGAAGTTCTCATGAAATGGAGTGTTCGTTAA
- a CDS encoding WbqC family protein gives MKKIAILQSNYIPWKGYFDIIGSVDEFVLYDDMQYTKNDWRNRNKIKTQNGLQWLSIPVRQESLHQKINETKIIDPKWNVNHWRSIAQSYAKAPHFKAYKEQFEALYMGATMETISEINRHFIDVICAMLEIKTVIRDSREFVLADGKSERLLALCQDLGATTYLSGPAARDYLDESIFKEAGIAVEWMDYSGYQEYHQLFPPFEHGVSVIDLILNEGENAKNFLKSSK, from the coding sequence ATGAAAAAAATAGCAATTTTACAGTCAAACTATATCCCGTGGAAGGGGTATTTTGACATTATTGGCAGTGTGGACGAATTTGTTCTTTATGATGATATGCAGTACACCAAAAATGATTGGCGTAACCGCAATAAAATCAAAACCCAAAATGGACTTCAGTGGCTGAGTATTCCCGTGCGCCAGGAGAGTTTGCACCAAAAGATCAATGAAACAAAAATTATTGATCCAAAATGGAATGTCAATCATTGGCGAAGTATTGCGCAAAGTTATGCAAAAGCACCTCATTTTAAAGCGTATAAAGAGCAATTTGAAGCGCTGTATATGGGTGCAACGATGGAAACAATCAGCGAGATCAATCGTCATTTTATTGATGTCATCTGCGCGATGTTAGAGATTAAAACGGTGATTAGAGACTCACGTGAATTTGTTTTAGCCGATGGTAAAAGTGAGAGACTTTTGGCATTGTGCCAAGATTTGGGAGCTACGACTTACTTAAGCGGTCCAGCGGCTCGTGACTATCTTGACGAGTCTATTTTCAAAGAAGCAGGAATAGCGGTTGAGTGGATGGATTACAGTGGGTATCAAGAATATCACCAACTTTTCCCTCCGTTTGAACATGGTGTCAGTGTGATCGATCTGATCTTAAATGAAGGCGAAAATGCCAAAAACTTTTTAAAGAGTAGTAAATGA
- the flhF gene encoding flagellar biosynthesis protein FlhF gives MEVKFHTFSGETPAEALKQAQHECGENALVISTKQIRKKTISTSALYEVVVAIEEDQPMPPTPQKPEPRSEHKYKSGEDVLFSLSEAAKQISQIAQATGDIGSSNASRQAERAQNNEGIGEIKCEITKLADKIKLIQEMFWEERAPHRNNLAIPSEFSEIYKLAKTSGMGEDHLENIMNLTLEHMPVRMKNSSETIKRYFQVLLRKLIPVRMEAELPKSNKRIMMFVGPTGVGKTTTIAKLAARYSYIQAKRAKVGIITLDTYRIGAVEQLFQYAKMMRLPIEDVVDPNDFNSALSSLSHCDVILIDTVGSSQYDKDKLIKLNKFIQSSQLQIDVNLVLSAGSKLEDLKEIYKNFSFLDIDTLIFTKFDETKVFGTIFSLIYDTDKPVSYFSIGQEVPDDIVPASSDFLVECILDGFEKKRGEHGNAGE, from the coding sequence ATAGAGGTGAAATTTCATACGTTTAGTGGTGAAACACCAGCAGAAGCACTCAAGCAAGCACAACATGAGTGTGGTGAAAATGCTTTAGTCATAAGCACCAAACAAATTCGTAAAAAAACCATTAGTACTTCAGCGCTTTATGAAGTCGTGGTGGCAATCGAAGAAGATCAGCCTATGCCGCCAACTCCTCAAAAACCAGAACCAAGGTCTGAGCACAAATACAAAAGTGGTGAAGATGTTCTCTTTAGCCTTTCTGAAGCAGCAAAACAGATATCACAAATTGCACAAGCAACAGGCGATATTGGAAGTTCAAACGCTTCTAGGCAAGCGGAGCGGGCACAAAATAATGAAGGTATAGGCGAGATTAAATGCGAGATAACAAAACTTGCCGATAAAATTAAACTCATCCAAGAGATGTTTTGGGAAGAGCGAGCCCCACACCGCAATAATTTAGCGATTCCTTCAGAATTTTCAGAAATTTACAAATTGGCAAAAACCAGCGGTATGGGTGAAGATCATTTAGAAAATATCATGAACCTCACTCTGGAACATATGCCTGTGCGCATGAAAAATAGCAGCGAGACGATCAAACGCTATTTTCAAGTCTTACTTCGAAAACTCATTCCCGTGCGTATGGAAGCGGAATTGCCAAAAAGCAATAAACGCATTATGATGTTTGTAGGACCAACGGGTGTGGGTAAAACAACGACGATTGCCAAACTGGCAGCACGTTACTCTTACATTCAAGCAAAGCGAGCCAAAGTAGGCATTATTACACTGGATACCTACAGAATTGGTGCTGTGGAGCAACTCTTTCAGTATGCGAAAATGATGCGTTTACCGATAGAGGATGTTGTAGACCCTAATGACTTCAACAGCGCGCTTTCATCACTGAGCCATTGCGATGTTATTCTCATCGATACCGTAGGAAGTTCACAGTACGATAAAGATAAACTGATCAAACTCAATAAATTTATTCAAAGTTCACAACTGCAAATTGATGTCAATTTGGTTCTCTCCGCGGGCAGTAAACTGGAAGACCTTAAAGAGATCTATAAAAACTTCTCATTTCTTGATATTGACACGTTGATTTTTACAAAATTTGATGAAACCAAAGTTTTTGGAACGATATTTTCTTTGATTTACGATACAGATAAACCAGTAAGTTACTTTTCGATCGGTCAAGAGGTGCCTGATGACATTGTCCCAGCGTCCAGTGACTTTTTGGTTGAATGTATTTTAGATGGCTTTGAGAAAAAAAGAGGTGAGCATGGAAACGCAGGCGAATAA
- the fliM gene encoding flagellar motor switch protein FliM, which yields MADILSQEEIDALLEVVEEEGDTLSSEVEATDTRQVILYDFKRPNRVSKEQLRAVKGIHDKMARNLASQISSIMRSIVEIQLHSVDQMTYGEFLMSLPSPTSFNVFSIKPLDGNCIIEINPSIAFPMIDRLLGGLGESYEATRELTDIELNLLDAILRIIMQRLKEGWSPITDMYPTVETKESSPNVVQIVSQNEIVIMVVMEIIIGNSSGMINLCYPVIYLEPILSRLANRDIMLGETSAKKSRNKELNTLISRAEVFNEAIIGQAELSVGELLELKKGDIIRLDRPADDKAIVMIDKKELFLAEIGLHRFRKSIKIESLVRTDKDEVKSALEELEQIRKSKISSFDTTQQG from the coding sequence ATGGCTGATATATTAAGTCAAGAAGAGATTGATGCGCTCTTAGAGGTTGTAGAAGAAGAGGGCGATACGCTCTCCTCAGAAGTGGAAGCGACAGATACCAGACAAGTCATTCTGTATGACTTTAAACGACCCAATCGTGTCTCTAAAGAGCAGTTACGTGCGGTAAAAGGTATTCACGATAAAATGGCGAGAAATCTTGCTTCTCAGATTTCTTCGATCATGCGTAGTATTGTTGAAATTCAGCTCCACTCTGTCGATCAGATGACCTATGGTGAGTTTTTGATGTCATTGCCTAGTCCAACCAGCTTTAACGTGTTCTCGATAAAGCCGTTAGATGGTAACTGTATTATCGAAATCAATCCTTCCATCGCTTTTCCGATGATAGATCGACTGCTTGGAGGACTAGGTGAGTCGTACGAAGCGACACGCGAGCTAACCGATATTGAGTTAAATTTACTTGATGCTATTTTACGTATTATCATGCAACGTCTTAAAGAGGGATGGTCTCCAATTACGGATATGTACCCAACGGTGGAGACCAAAGAGTCCAGTCCTAACGTTGTACAAATTGTTTCACAAAATGAGATTGTCATTATGGTGGTTATGGAGATTATCATTGGAAATTCCAGTGGTATGATTAACCTTTGTTACCCTGTTATCTACCTTGAGCCTATTCTTTCACGACTTGCAAACCGTGATATTATGCTTGGCGAAACCAGTGCGAAAAAGAGCCGTAATAAAGAGCTTAACACATTGATTTCTCGTGCTGAAGTGTTTAATGAGGCGATTATTGGGCAAGCGGAACTTAGTGTTGGGGAGCTTTTGGAGCTTAAAAAAGGAGACATCATTAGACTGGATCGTCCAGCGGATGATAAAGCCATTGTGATGATTGATAAAAAAGAGCTTTTTTTAGCAGAAATTGGCTTGCATCGATTCCGCAAATCGATTAAAATAGAGAGTTTAGTCCGAACCGATAAAGATGAAGTTAAAAGTGCGCTCGAAGAGCTAGAACAGATCCGAAAATCTAAAATTTCATCGTTTGATACAACGCAACAGGGGTAA
- a CDS encoding EamA family transporter codes for MAHLYIFGTIFFTVYGQLVIKWRIPFHGHLPEQGAEKLLFLFKLFLDPFILSGFVSAFVASLCWMAAMTKFELSYAYPFMGLTFVVVFVSSVFLFSESVTLYKVLGLALIVLGIFISSRV; via the coding sequence ATGGCACATTTATATATCTTTGGAACAATTTTTTTTACAGTGTATGGACAACTTGTTATTAAGTGGCGTATTCCTTTTCATGGGCATTTACCAGAACAAGGTGCTGAGAAACTCCTCTTTTTATTCAAACTTTTTTTAGACCCTTTTATCCTCAGTGGTTTTGTCTCTGCTTTTGTCGCCTCTTTATGTTGGATGGCAGCGATGACGAAATTTGAACTGAGCTATGCCTATCCGTTTATGGGACTTACGTTTGTTGTTGTGTTTGTCTCATCGGTCTTTTTATTCAGTGAAAGTGTCACACTTTATAAGGTTTTAGGACTCGCATTGATTGTTTTAGGTATCTTCATCTCTAGTCGTGTGTAG
- the folK gene encoding 2-amino-4-hydroxy-6-hydroxymethyldihydropteridine diphosphokinase: MKLERIRFFPTCKKAKKHFAHRVVVGLGGNEGDVKKRFVKLYRTFLDDPRFFIQESSAVLKNPPFGYLDQPDFYNAVIVLQTSLHAKALLKVLLHVEHLFGRVRLFKNGPRTLDLDIIFFDNQKIQQPNLIVPHPRWQERASVIVPLFTLKSFKG, translated from the coding sequence TTGAAGTTAGAACGTATTCGTTTTTTCCCTACATGTAAAAAAGCTAAAAAGCATTTTGCGCATAGAGTTGTTGTAGGACTTGGTGGCAATGAAGGGGATGTGAAAAAACGTTTTGTGAAGCTTTACCGTACATTTTTAGACGACCCACGTTTTTTTATTCAAGAGAGTTCGGCAGTTTTGAAAAACCCACCGTTTGGTTATCTGGATCAGCCTGATTTTTACAATGCGGTTATCGTGTTACAGACATCTTTACATGCAAAAGCATTGCTAAAAGTACTTTTACATGTAGAGCATCTTTTTGGACGCGTGAGACTCTTTAAAAATGGACCAAGAACGCTAGATTTGGATATAATATTTTTTGATAATCAAAAGATTCAACAACCTAACTTAATCGTTCCACATCCCAGATGGCAGGAGCGAGCATCGGTTATCGTTCCACTCTTTACGCTAAAAAGTTTTAAAGGATAG
- a CDS encoding glycosyltransferase family 2 protein, producing the protein MESVKISVVSPIYGCKECLFELYDRLVATLSQITENFEIILVNDACPQASWERIVMLCARDSRVKGINLSRNFGQHYAITAGLDHAKGDWVVVMDCDLQDKPEEIIKLYNKALDGYDIVFGKRVDRQDSFLKRLGSRAFNRVLEYFTDTKHDTSIANFGIYAQKVVETINRYREHTRDFLLFAQMVGFKKAEIEIAHAARAYGQSSYNLSKLIRLAIDSIVSHSNKPLRLSIQLGFFIALASLIYACWLVIRYFFYHTPAEGWTSLMVSMFFMFGLLFAIIGITGLYIGKIFDEVKRRPLYIIQETINL; encoded by the coding sequence TTGGAGTCTGTCAAGATTAGTGTTGTTTCCCCCATATATGGCTGTAAAGAGTGTCTGTTTGAACTGTACGATCGTTTAGTCGCAACACTCAGTCAAATTACTGAAAACTTTGAAATTATTTTAGTGAATGATGCCTGTCCCCAAGCTTCGTGGGAACGCATTGTGATGTTGTGTGCTAGAGATTCACGGGTTAAAGGTATTAACCTCTCCCGCAATTTTGGGCAACATTATGCCATTACCGCAGGACTCGATCATGCCAAAGGTGACTGGGTTGTTGTCATGGATTGCGATCTGCAAGATAAACCCGAAGAAATCATTAAACTTTACAATAAAGCGCTTGATGGTTACGACATCGTGTTTGGTAAACGTGTTGATAGACAAGATAGCTTCTTGAAACGCTTAGGTTCACGTGCCTTTAACAGAGTCTTAGAGTACTTTACTGACACAAAGCATGACACGAGCATTGCCAATTTTGGCATCTATGCTCAAAAAGTCGTGGAAACGATTAATCGTTACCGTGAGCATACCCGTGATTTTTTACTGTTCGCCCAAATGGTAGGGTTTAAAAAGGCTGAGATTGAGATTGCGCATGCTGCACGTGCGTATGGACAATCTTCCTACAATCTTTCCAAACTTATCCGTCTCGCCATTGATTCGATTGTTTCACATTCGAATAAACCTTTAAGACTCTCTATTCAATTAGGTTTTTTCATCGCCCTAGCCAGTCTTATCTATGCCTGTTGGCTCGTGATTCGTTACTTTTTCTATCATACCCCAGCTGAAGGTTGGACGAGTTTGATGGTATCCATGTTCTTTATGTTTGGGCTTTTATTTGCGATTATCGGCATTACAGGGCTTTACATTGGCAAGATTTTTGATGAAGTCAAACGACGCCCACTTTATATCATTCAAGAGACAATTAACCTATGA
- a CDS encoding MinD/ParA family protein: METQANKLQELVGAASAKEHSNTKYIAITSGKGGVGKSTVSANMANVLSNNGYKVGLFDADIGLANLDVILNVRIDKNILHVLKGECTLADVIVPIKKNLLLIPGESGDEILKYSEQFLFERFLEETKVLNDLDFMIIDTGAGIGGHIQLFLEAADEVIVVTVPDPAAITDAYATIKITSKTQSNIHLILNMTKSEKEAQLIFDKINKVAMANIGNGLKLNLIGKLPEDKLISKSIKQRTLFTNDAPNSLASLDMKRIVNNLVYKLERKVLKTDTNKSFGSFFKRIIEQF, encoded by the coding sequence ATGGAAACGCAGGCGAATAAACTTCAAGAACTAGTCGGCGCAGCTTCTGCTAAAGAGCATAGCAATACCAAATATATCGCTATTACCAGTGGTAAGGGCGGTGTAGGTAAAAGTACTGTCAGTGCCAATATGGCGAATGTACTCTCCAACAATGGCTACAAAGTTGGTCTCTTTGATGCCGATATCGGATTAGCAAATCTTGATGTCATTCTCAATGTTCGTATTGATAAAAATATTTTACATGTACTCAAAGGTGAGTGTACGTTAGCCGATGTTATTGTTCCTATCAAAAAAAATCTTTTGCTGATTCCTGGGGAAAGTGGCGATGAGATTTTAAAATACTCAGAACAATTTTTGTTTGAACGCTTTTTGGAAGAGACAAAAGTGCTTAATGATCTTGACTTTATGATCATTGATACAGGAGCTGGAATAGGCGGTCATATACAGCTTTTTTTAGAAGCAGCTGATGAGGTTATTGTGGTCACTGTGCCTGATCCTGCAGCAATTACCGATGCGTATGCTACGATTAAGATCACCAGCAAAACGCAGTCTAACATTCATCTTATTTTAAATATGACCAAAAGCGAAAAAGAGGCACAACTCATTTTCGATAAAATCAATAAAGTAGCCATGGCAAATATTGGCAATGGTTTAAAACTGAACTTAATTGGTAAATTGCCTGAGGATAAACTCATCTCTAAGAGTATTAAACAACGCACGCTCTTTACCAATGATGCTCCCAATTCACTTGCATCACTGGATATGAAACGTATCGTCAACAATTTAGTTTATAAATTGGAACGAAAAGTGCTTAAAACGGATACGAATAAGAGCTTTGGAAGCTTTTTTAAGCGTATTATTGAGCAATTTTAG